The Erigeron canadensis isolate Cc75 chromosome 4, C_canadensis_v1, whole genome shotgun sequence genome window below encodes:
- the LOC122596920 gene encoding Werner Syndrome-like exonuclease: MTTKSNSYRRSSYNYQCPATNNIQTHNIKFYKHQIKTTVTKYPNVVSEWIYNIEKSYHRHLKRLIVRLDTEWQIRYNGGNESKVAIMQICVGSHCLIFQIIHSSYIPPSLINFMNNHNYTFTGVGVRDDLNKLKNEYGIGYNAQLTDLRTLAEKIYGSGAKYWGLKRLTNIVLEYDSQKPKRITLSPWAKYKLSYEQVEYACCIRLI; encoded by the coding sequence ATGACCACCAAGAGTAATAGTTATCGCAGATCATCTTACAATTATCAATGTCCTGCTACTAATAATATACAAACGCACAACATCAAATTTTACAAACACCAAATCAAAACCACAGTAACTAAATATCCAAATGTTGTTTCTGAATGGATCTATAACATCGAAAAGTCCTACCACCGTCACTTGAAACGGCTCATAGTTAGGCTTGACACTGAGTGGCAAATTCGTTATAACGGTGGTAACGAAAGTAAAGTTGCCATCATGCAAATATGTGTAGGAAGTCATTGTCTCATCTTCCAAATCATCCATTCTTCATACATTCCACCTTCCCTTATCAACTTCATGAATAACCATAACTACACTTTCACTGGGGTAGGTGTTCGTGATGATCTTAACAAACTAAAAAACGAATATGGGATCGGATACAATGCACAACTGACGGATCTAAGGACTTTGGCTGAGAAAATATATGGGTCGGGTGCAAAATATTGGGGATTGAAAAGGTTGACGAATATTGTACTTGAATACGATAGTCAGAAACCAAAACGTATCACCCTGAGTCCTTGGGCAAAATATAAGTTGTCGTATGAGCAAGTAGAGTATGCATGTTGCATTCGTCTCATTTGA